One Persicobacter psychrovividus DNA window includes the following coding sequences:
- a CDS encoding enoyl-CoA hydratase/isomerase family protein, with protein sequence MFKSIEFAVEDHVLLLTINKPEKYNVLDLQTLEELREAIQQGYDDEEVLGMIITGAGEKSFSAGVDINEIKTLNELNGRKYSETGQEVFALIEDCHKPVIAAVNGFALGGGCELAMACHIRVATENARFGLPEVNLGLIPGFGGTQRMAHIVGRGKAIELMLTGDHVPAAEGKALGLVNHVVYSHEELMTKAREIMSKIINKAPLAIGSVISCVNAASKGTDAGYQSEANNFSNLCKSSDFKEGVNAFLEKRNPEFLGE encoded by the coding sequence ATGTTTAAATCCATCGAGTTTGCGGTAGAAGATCACGTTCTGCTACTGACGATCAATAAACCTGAAAAGTACAATGTGCTGGACTTACAGACATTGGAAGAACTTCGGGAAGCTATTCAGCAGGGATATGATGACGAGGAAGTGTTGGGGATGATCATCACCGGCGCAGGCGAGAAATCGTTTTCTGCAGGGGTGGATATCAACGAAATCAAGACCCTTAATGAGCTGAATGGAAGAAAATATTCCGAAACAGGGCAGGAAGTGTTCGCACTTATTGAGGATTGCCATAAGCCCGTTATTGCGGCAGTGAATGGCTTTGCTCTTGGGGGCGGTTGTGAATTGGCGATGGCTTGCCATATTCGTGTGGCGACAGAAAATGCGCGCTTTGGCTTACCAGAAGTTAATTTGGGGTTGATCCCTGGTTTTGGTGGTACGCAGCGTATGGCACACATTGTTGGTCGTGGAAAAGCAATAGAACTTATGCTTACAGGAGACCATGTTCCTGCGGCTGAGGGCAAAGCTTTAGGCTTGGTGAACCATGTGGTTTATTCACATGAAGAGTTGATGACTAAGGCGCGTGAGATTATGTCGAAAATCATTAATAAAGCTCCTTTGGCGATTGGTTCTGTGATCAGCTGTGTGAATGCGGCATCTAAAGGTACCGATGCTGGTTATCAGTCTGAGGCGAATAATTTTTCCAATTTGTGTAAGTCTTCTGATTTTAAAGAAGGCGTAAATGCTTTTTTGGAAAAGCGAAATCCTGAGTTTTTGGGAGAGTAA
- a CDS encoding DUF4292 domain-containing protein, whose protein sequence is MAGFKLVEKSDFRVDNLDFDYLSGKMKVGFSDGDKEIGATVNLRMKADSIIWMSVSPGLGVEVMRAQFTPDTIMIINKLKKEVYALSYSQLSERYKVTLDFHTLQSIIVGDLVEDKMPKDRVKRESSYFLLDQQRDKMRYQSQVDPLTYRIVQTQALQPTTGNSLTLQYADFQDIKSKIKKKQHKKEYKESKNTDNPMMKLSRRERKSDIFPFENTVDLVFYDQSGRTLSTKVKMHFQKVDINEKKLSFPFKVSSRYVIK, encoded by the coding sequence ATGGCAGGATTTAAACTGGTAGAGAAAAGTGATTTCAGAGTTGATAACCTTGACTTTGATTACCTTTCTGGAAAGATGAAGGTTGGCTTCTCCGATGGCGACAAAGAAATCGGGGCGACGGTCAATCTTCGGATGAAAGCCGATTCCATTATCTGGATGTCGGTTTCTCCAGGCTTGGGCGTAGAGGTGATGCGTGCGCAGTTTACCCCAGATACCATCATGATTATCAATAAACTGAAAAAGGAGGTATATGCCCTCTCCTATTCACAATTAAGCGAACGCTATAAAGTAACACTGGATTTCCACACCCTGCAATCTATTATTGTAGGGGATTTGGTGGAAGATAAAATGCCCAAAGACCGTGTGAAACGGGAAAGCAGTTATTTTTTGCTCGATCAGCAGCGTGATAAAATGCGCTACCAGTCGCAGGTTGATCCACTGACTTACCGAATCGTACAGACACAGGCCTTGCAGCCTACAACGGGCAACAGCCTGACCCTTCAGTATGCGGACTTTCAGGACATCAAGAGTAAAATCAAGAAAAAACAGCATAAGAAAGAATACAAGGAAAGTAAAAATACAGATAACCCGATGATGAAGCTGAGCCGTCGGGAGCGAAAATCTGATATTTTTCCTTTTGAGAATACCGTGGACTTGGTATTTTATGACCAATCTGGACGTACCCTTTCTACCAAGGTGAAAATGCACTTCCAGAAGGTTGATATTAATGAAAAGAAGCTGAGCTTCCCTTTTAAAGTTTCCTCGCGGTATGTCATTAAATAA
- the dut gene encoding dUTP diphosphatase, producing MKVKVINKSKHGLPQYQTEAAAGLDLNANLSEPITLGPLERVLIPTGLFMELPVGFEAQIRPRSGLAFKHGLSVLNSPGTIDADYRGEVKVLLVNLSNEPFVVQDGERVAQMVIAKHEQIAWEEVEVLEDSARAAGGFGSTGK from the coding sequence ATGAAAGTTAAAGTAATTAATAAATCAAAGCATGGCCTTCCGCAATACCAAACGGAAGCAGCGGCAGGTCTTGATCTCAATGCCAACCTCTCTGAACCTATTACCCTTGGTCCACTGGAGCGTGTATTGATCCCAACGGGTTTGTTCATGGAACTTCCTGTTGGTTTTGAAGCGCAAATTCGTCCACGTAGTGGTCTGGCCTTCAAGCATGGCTTGTCAGTATTGAACAGCCCAGGAACCATTGATGCCGATTATCGTGGCGAAGTGAAAGTGCTTTTGGTAAATTTATCCAATGAGCCTTTCGTCGTGCAGGATGGAGAGCGCGTTGCGCAAATGGTGATTGCCAAGCATGAGCAAATCGCCTGGGAAGAAGTAGAAGTGCTGGAAGATTCTGCGCGTGCAGCGGGCGGTTTCGGAAGCACAGGAAAATAG
- a CDS encoding tetratricopeptide repeat protein encodes MNISKILRGVGVSLLIASSVLVSADQAMAQKKKKRKKKHKKEAVAKVPTQKEIRNAEMYFTQAEKYFMLEDMAKSFVYFEKSLEFDPNNAAAYFKLAEISIHRKELENAKKYAEKALELDNTNRYYYLINAEVYKKTGELEKAISTYKSLMANVEKTDEFSYELAGLYLYMKKYDEALAELDKVEARFGLNDQVIFQKQKIYIQQGKLDKAVAEGEKLIKAFPDEPRYVLALSEILLSNGKTAEAQKMLTDYLETENSSQVRMLLGQIQQEQGDYVEAKKNIHSAMADPKMSIEAKLPYVVGLFQKMTKEDVKEEAQKLCELLVKVHPEDANARALYGDYYFTLNEKQKAKAAYLKSIEFDDNNLAVWQNIINIDFDEQDMKAAITHSEKALELFPNQAMLYYFSGTAHLMEKNYDKAVNALEQGRKLSGNNEQLATVFYGQLGDAYNGVGENSKSDQAYEDALKIDPNSEHVLNNYAYFLSLRKEKLDEAKQMSEKLVKLHPENGTYLDTYGWVLYQMGDYEGARTNIKKAIDVGEASGAVLEHYGDALFQLGDKEEALKFWEKAKKKGDASEFIDKKIKHQKLYE; translated from the coding sequence ATGAATATTTCCAAAATCTTACGTGGTGTTGGGGTAAGCTTATTGATCGCTTCCTCAGTACTTGTTTCTGCCGATCAGGCGATGGCTCAGAAAAAAAAGAAGCGTAAAAAAAAGCATAAAAAAGAAGCGGTAGCAAAAGTTCCTACGCAGAAGGAAATTAGAAATGCGGAGATGTATTTTACCCAAGCGGAGAAATATTTCATGCTTGAAGATATGGCGAAGTCTTTTGTTTACTTCGAGAAATCACTTGAATTCGACCCCAATAATGCGGCGGCTTATTTTAAACTGGCGGAAATTTCTATCCATCGAAAGGAGTTGGAGAATGCCAAGAAATATGCTGAAAAAGCCCTTGAACTTGACAACACGAACCGCTACTATTACCTGATTAATGCGGAGGTTTATAAAAAAACTGGAGAGCTTGAAAAGGCAATTTCAACTTACAAATCCCTGATGGCAAATGTGGAGAAAACCGACGAGTTCAGCTATGAGCTTGCAGGCCTGTATCTTTACATGAAGAAATATGACGAGGCTTTGGCGGAGCTCGATAAAGTAGAAGCTCGCTTTGGTTTGAATGATCAGGTGATTTTTCAGAAACAAAAAATTTATATTCAGCAAGGAAAGCTGGATAAAGCCGTAGCAGAAGGTGAAAAGTTAATCAAGGCTTTTCCTGATGAGCCACGTTATGTATTGGCACTGTCAGAAATTTTATTGTCAAACGGTAAAACTGCTGAAGCACAGAAAATGCTGACAGATTACCTTGAAACCGAAAACAGCTCTCAGGTGCGAATGCTATTGGGACAAATTCAGCAAGAGCAAGGTGATTACGTCGAGGCCAAAAAGAATATCCATTCGGCAATGGCAGATCCGAAAATGAGCATTGAAGCCAAGCTGCCTTATGTGGTTGGGTTGTTTCAGAAAATGACAAAAGAAGACGTCAAGGAAGAAGCTCAGAAACTTTGTGAGTTGTTGGTAAAAGTACACCCTGAAGATGCCAACGCCCGCGCACTTTACGGTGATTATTACTTTACACTGAATGAAAAGCAAAAGGCCAAAGCAGCCTATCTGAAATCTATTGAATTTGATGATAACAATTTAGCCGTTTGGCAGAATATCATCAATATCGATTTTGATGAGCAGGACATGAAAGCCGCTATCACACATTCAGAAAAGGCATTGGAACTGTTCCCGAACCAAGCGATGCTGTATTACTTCAGTGGTACTGCTCACCTGATGGAAAAAAATTATGACAAGGCGGTCAACGCTTTGGAGCAAGGAAGAAAGCTGTCAGGAAATAATGAGCAGTTGGCGACTGTTTTTTACGGACAGTTGGGCGATGCCTACAATGGTGTTGGGGAAAACAGCAAGTCGGATCAGGCTTATGAGGATGCCCTGAAAATTGACCCTAACAGTGAGCATGTCCTGAATAATTATGCGTATTTTCTCTCGCTGAGAAAAGAAAAATTGGATGAAGCCAAGCAGATGTCCGAGAAGTTGGTTAAACTGCATCCTGAAAACGGAACTTACCTGGATACTTACGGCTGGGTGCTTTACCAAATGGGTGACTATGAAGGCGCCCGTACAAACATCAAAAAAGCAATTGATGTAGGAGAAGCCTCAGGGGCTGTTTTGGAACACTACGGCGATGCACTTTTTCAGCTTGGCGATAAAGAAGAGGCATTGAAGTTTTGGGAAAAGGCAAAGAAAAAAGGGGATGCTTCCGAATTTATCGACAAAAAGATCAAGCATCAAAAATTATATGAATAG
- a CDS encoding sugar phosphate nucleotidyltransferase has product MNIIIPMAGMGKRMRPHTLTVPKPLVPIAGKPIVERLVEDIVKVCPSEVENIGFVIGKNFGEDVEKDLIQIASRTGAKGHIFYQEEALGTAHAIYCAKEILEGKTVVAFADTLFKADFTLDIEQDGIIWVKEVEDPSAFGVVQLDDQKRIMAFVEKPKSFVSNLAIIGIYYFKKGEDLRQEISTLIDNKIMDSGEYQLTRVLENLTNSGTKFYPGTVQEWLDCGNKTATVNTNHRYLEYIKDEKDLVDPTAQIINSVIIPPVYIGRQARIINSVVGPHVSVGHRTEITDARVENSIIQKDSEINRAILKDSMIGNHASFDGKSKTMSVGDFNTIAE; this is encoded by the coding sequence ATGAATATTATTATTCCTATGGCAGGAATGGGGAAAAGAATGCGTCCGCATACCCTGACCGTGCCTAAACCATTAGTTCCAATTGCAGGTAAGCCTATTGTTGAGCGTCTGGTAGAAGATATCGTAAAAGTTTGCCCTTCTGAAGTAGAAAACATCGGTTTTGTAATTGGTAAAAATTTTGGTGAGGATGTAGAGAAAGATTTGATCCAAATTGCCTCTCGCACAGGTGCTAAAGGCCATATTTTTTATCAGGAAGAAGCTTTAGGAACTGCACATGCCATTTATTGTGCGAAGGAAATTCTGGAAGGAAAAACCGTAGTGGCATTTGCTGATACCCTTTTCAAGGCAGATTTTACGCTGGATATAGAGCAAGACGGTATTATTTGGGTGAAAGAAGTGGAAGACCCTTCGGCTTTTGGTGTTGTTCAGCTTGATGATCAAAAGCGAATTATGGCCTTTGTGGAAAAACCGAAATCTTTCGTTTCCAATTTGGCGATCATCGGTATTTACTACTTCAAAAAAGGAGAAGACCTTCGTCAGGAAATTAGTACGTTGATTGACAATAAAATCATGGACAGCGGGGAGTATCAACTGACCCGTGTGTTGGAGAATTTGACCAACAGCGGCACGAAGTTTTACCCTGGAACAGTGCAGGAATGGCTGGACTGTGGTAATAAAACGGCTACTGTAAATACCAATCACCGTTATTTGGAATATATCAAGGATGAAAAAGATTTGGTAGACCCTACCGCACAAATCATCAATTCCGTGATTATCCCTCCTGTGTATATCGGCCGTCAGGCTCGAATCATCAACTCTGTGGTAGGGCCTCACGTTTCAGTAGGGCACCGTACAGAAATAACAGACGCAAGGGTGGAGAACTCCATTATTCAAAAAGACAGTGAGATCAACCGTGCGATCCTAAAAGATTCTATGATTGGTAACCACGCCTCTTTTGATGGTAAATCAAAAACCATGAGCGTAGGGGATTTCAATACGATTGCAGAGTAA
- a CDS encoding oligosaccharide flippase family protein — translation MSRLKKLAGDTVLYGMSSIVGRTLNYFLVPLYTKFLSPSEYGVVTELYAYVAFFLILFTFGMETTFFRFVSQNKADTQKIFNRVLSIVMIVDTILALGLVACATPIMNYLEYPGKEAYVYALAFILMLDGINAFPFAKLRIEGRAKRFAITKMINILVNMGLNIILLVGMNEIMTNGAFPALYPFVSEIYTPALGPAIVIFSNMVASMANSVMHFGIYKRFRFKLDWKTVRPMVIYGVPLLFMGVAGTTSEMFSRLMLKKILPVGFYPGYTNQQILGIFGACYKLAIFMNLAIQAYKYAAEPFFFNNAQDKNSPALLGKVTHVFTAFGSIAFLAVVANLDIISHLFLRQKAYRMAMDAVPILLMANLFLGIYYNLSMWYKLTDKTYFGTYLSVGGAIMTIVLNYFLIPVIGYMGSAWATFAVYGGMTVVSYILGKKHYPVPYQVGRGLLYLSTSGVLAYCCYHMHFDNYLILKGIQLLIFLIFVAMVFILERKMIQRRSV, via the coding sequence ATGAGTAGGTTGAAAAAACTTGCTGGCGATACGGTTCTCTATGGGATGAGCAGTATCGTTGGGCGGACTCTAAATTATTTTTTAGTCCCGTTATATACCAAATTTCTGAGCCCTTCAGAATATGGTGTCGTGACAGAGCTTTATGCCTATGTTGCCTTTTTCCTGATCCTGTTTACCTTCGGGATGGAAACCACATTTTTCCGCTTCGTTTCTCAGAATAAAGCAGACACGCAGAAGATTTTCAATCGGGTATTGTCGATAGTAATGATTGTCGATACCATTTTGGCCTTAGGCTTGGTGGCCTGTGCTACTCCGATCATGAATTACCTGGAATACCCAGGCAAGGAGGCTTATGTGTATGCGCTGGCTTTTATCCTGATGCTCGATGGTATCAATGCCTTCCCTTTTGCAAAGCTGAGGATTGAGGGGCGTGCCAAGCGTTTTGCCATCACCAAGATGATCAATATTCTGGTGAACATGGGGCTGAATATTATACTTTTGGTGGGGATGAATGAAATCATGACCAATGGTGCCTTTCCTGCCCTCTACCCTTTTGTCAGTGAAATTTACACTCCAGCACTTGGGCCCGCAATTGTGATATTTTCCAATATGGTGGCCTCCATGGCAAATTCGGTCATGCATTTTGGTATTTACAAAAGGTTCAGGTTTAAGCTCGACTGGAAGACCGTTCGGCCGATGGTGATTTATGGTGTCCCATTGCTATTTATGGGTGTTGCAGGAACAACAAGCGAGATGTTTTCAAGGCTGATGCTAAAGAAAATACTGCCTGTTGGCTTTTACCCTGGCTACACCAATCAGCAAATTTTGGGAATATTCGGCGCATGTTACAAGTTGGCAATATTCATGAACCTGGCGATTCAGGCTTATAAGTATGCCGCAGAACCCTTTTTCTTCAATAATGCTCAGGATAAAAACTCCCCCGCTCTTTTGGGGAAAGTAACCCATGTATTTACCGCTTTCGGGAGTATTGCCTTCTTGGCAGTGGTAGCCAACCTTGATATTATCTCCCATTTATTTCTCCGTCAGAAGGCCTATCGCATGGCCATGGATGCTGTTCCAATTTTGCTGATGGCCAACTTGTTTTTGGGTATTTATTATAACTTGTCCATGTGGTACAAGCTTACCGATAAAACTTATTTCGGCACTTACCTCTCTGTTGGTGGGGCAATCATGACCATCGTTCTAAATTATTTTCTGATTCCTGTAATCGGATATATGGGGTCTGCCTGGGCTACTTTTGCCGTTTATGGCGGAATGACGGTGGTGAGCTACATCTTGGGGAAAAAGCATTACCCTGTTCCTTATCAGGTTGGTCGGGGCTTGCTTTATCTGAGTACCTCAGGCGTGTTGGCCTATTGCTGTTATCATATGCATTTTGATAATTATCTGATATTAAAAGGGATTCAACTGCTGATCTTTTTGATCTTTGTCGCAATGGTGTTTATTTTGGAGCGAAAAATGATTCAACGCCGATCTGTATAG
- a CDS encoding NADP-dependent isocitrate dehydrogenase — MMPNKTITVAHGDGIGPEIMAATLAILKAANAPIDIEEIEIGKEVYLKGISAGIAPESWESLRRNKIFLKAPITTPQGGGFKSLNVTTRKTLGLYANVRPCRSYYPYVQTHHPLTDMVIIRENEEDLYAGIEHQQTEDVVQCLKLISRKGCEKIVRYAYEYARKYGRKKVTCMTKDNIMKQADGLFHRVFDEVGKEYPEIKQEHMIIDIGSAMIADRPHIFDVIVTLNLYGDIISDIAAQITGSVGLGGSSNVGENYAMFEAIHGSAPDIAGKDIANPSGLINAAVLMLVHIGAPETAAKIQNAWLKTIEDGFHTADIYDKNNSKALVGTTAFADAVIERLGQVPSELKAVTYSEQKSEPLPMSVYPPQTKTLVGIDVFVDWKSETMNPNEIGERLAALQPDGLKLKMITNRGVKVYPNGNPEISCSDHWRCRFTATAGTNTHQQVADLLTLMAKKNIDFIKTEHLYDFDGERGYSLGQGE; from the coding sequence ATTATGCCCAACAAAACCATCACTGTTGCCCATGGCGACGGCATCGGACCAGAAATCATGGCAGCCACTTTAGCCATTCTTAAAGCGGCGAATGCACCTATTGATATTGAAGAAATTGAGATCGGTAAAGAGGTTTACCTGAAAGGGATTTCCGCAGGCATTGCACCTGAATCGTGGGAATCACTGCGAAGAAATAAAATATTCCTTAAAGCACCGATCACCACTCCACAAGGCGGAGGATTCAAAAGCCTTAATGTAACCACCCGAAAAACCCTGGGGCTTTACGCCAATGTGCGCCCCTGCCGATCTTACTACCCTTATGTTCAGACGCACCATCCGCTAACGGACATGGTGATTATTCGTGAGAACGAGGAAGACCTTTACGCAGGAATCGAGCATCAGCAAACAGAAGATGTTGTACAGTGTTTGAAACTGATCTCAAGAAAAGGCTGTGAAAAGATTGTCCGCTACGCTTATGAGTATGCACGTAAGTACGGCCGTAAAAAAGTAACCTGTATGACCAAAGACAATATCATGAAACAAGCCGATGGTTTGTTCCACAGAGTCTTTGATGAAGTAGGAAAAGAATACCCTGAAATTAAGCAGGAACATATGATCATTGATATTGGCTCTGCCATGATCGCCGATCGCCCTCACATTTTTGATGTGATCGTCACCCTGAACCTTTATGGTGATATCATTTCTGATATCGCTGCGCAAATCACGGGCTCCGTGGGACTTGGCGGATCATCAAACGTAGGGGAGAACTATGCCATGTTTGAAGCCATTCACGGGTCTGCACCTGATATTGCGGGTAAGGATATAGCCAATCCTTCGGGCTTGATTAATGCCGCTGTGCTGATGCTTGTTCATATTGGTGCCCCAGAAACGGCGGCTAAAATTCAGAATGCATGGTTAAAAACCATTGAAGATGGCTTTCACACTGCTGATATCTACGATAAGAACAACAGCAAGGCCTTGGTAGGCACTACTGCTTTTGCCGATGCCGTAATCGAGCGTTTGGGTCAGGTACCTTCGGAACTAAAAGCCGTAACCTATTCCGAGCAAAAGAGCGAGCCATTACCGATGAGCGTTTACCCTCCACAAACCAAAACACTTGTTGGAATTGATGTATTCGTGGACTGGAAAAGTGAAACCATGAACCCTAATGAAATAGGGGAAAGGTTAGCCGCACTACAACCTGACGGCCTGAAATTAAAAATGATCACCAATAGAGGTGTCAAGGTATACCCTAATGGGAACCCTGAAATTTCCTGTTCAGACCATTGGCGTTGTCGATTCACCGCTACAGCGGGTACCAACACCCATCAGCAGGTGGCTGATCTTTTAACTTTGATGGCGAAAAAGAATATCGATTTTATCAAAACGGAACACTTGTATGATTTTGACGGAGAAAGAGGTTACTCTTTAGGACAGGGCGAATAA